The proteins below are encoded in one region of Triticum aestivum cultivar Chinese Spring chromosome 1B, IWGSC CS RefSeq v2.1, whole genome shotgun sequence:
- the LOC123125282 gene encoding monocopper oxidase-like protein SKU5, protein MWRLLALVVSAAALAAPRPAMAGDPYAFFDWDVSYVTAAPLGVKQQVIGINGKFPGPVVNITTNWNVVVNVLNDLDEPLLITWNGIQHRKNCWQDGVLGTNCPIPSGWNWTYEFQVKDQIGSFFYFPSTGLQRAAGGFGGIVVNNRGVIAVPFGRPDGDITILIGDWYNRNHTDLRKMLDEGKELGMPDGVLINGKGPYRYNDSLVPAGIEHETIDVHPGRTYRIRVHNVGTSTSLNFRIQGHNMLLVETEGSYTTQQNYTSLDVHVGQSYSFLLTTDQNASSDYYVVASARIVNESLWQRVTGVAVLRYSNSGGAASGPLPDPPQDQYDKTLSMNQARSVRWNLSAGAARPNPQGSFRYSSINVTQAYLLRSTEPVEIGGKLRAALNGLSFSSPETPLRLADAYGVEGAYTLDFPERPDPAARPRVARSVINGTYRGFMELIFQNNDTRMQSYHVDGYAVFVVGMDYGEWTEASRGTYNKGDSVARSTVQVYPGAWTAVLVSLDNVGFWNVRSQKLDSWYLGQEVYVRVVNPEDGANKTEMAVPHNALYCGQLHKYQKEQTPHHKTAAAVRPLAAQRQIVALVMLVVGALVFAS, encoded by the exons ATGTGGCGGCTTCTCGCGCTGGTGGTGTCCGCCGCCGCGCTGGCGGCGCCGCGGCCGGCAATGGCTGGCGACCCCTACGCCTTCTTCGACTGGGACGTCTCCTACGTCACCGCGGCGCCCCTCGGCGTCAAGCAGCAG GTGATAGGCATCAACGGCAAGTTCCCGGGCCCCGTCGTCAACATCACCACCAACTGGAACGTCGTCGTCAACGTGCTCAACGACCTCGACGAGCCCCTCCTAATCACCTG GAACGGGATCCAGCACCGGAAGAACTGCTGGCAGGACGGCGTGCTGGGCACCAACTGCCCCATCCCGTCCGGGTGGAACTGGACCTACGAGTTCCAGGTCAAGGACCAGATCGGCAGCTTCTTCTACTTCCCCTCCACCGGCCTGCAGCGCGCCGCCGGCGGCTTCGGCGGCATCGTTGTCAACAACCGCGGCGTCATCGCCGTGCCTTTCGGCCGCCCCGACGGCGACATCACCATCCTCATCGGCGACTGGTACAACAGGAACCACACG GATCTGAGGAAGATGCTTGACGAAGGGAAGGAGCTCGGGATGCCGGACGGCGTGCTGATAAACGGCAAGGGCCCGTACCGGTACAACGACAGCCTTGTGCCGGCCGGCATTGAGCACGAGACCATCGATGTGCATCCAG GTCGGACGTACCGCATCCGGGTGCACAACGTGGGCACGTCGACGAGCCTCAACTTCCGGATCCAGGGGCACAACATGCTGCTGGTGGAGACGGAGGGCTCCTACACCACGCAGCAGAACTACACCAGCCTAGACGTCCACGTCGGCCAGTCCTACTCCTTCCTCCTCACCACCGACCAGAACGCCAGCTCCGACTACTACGTCGTCGCCAGCGCCCGCATCGTCAACGAGTCCCTCTGGCAGCGCGTCACCGGCGTCGCCGTCCTCCGCTACTCCAACTCCGGCGGCGCGGCGTCCGGCCCGCTCCCGGACCCGCCCCAGGACCAGTACGACAAGACTCTCTCCATGAACCAGGCGCGCTCCGTCCGGTGGAACCTGAGCGCGGGCGCGGCGCGGCCCAACCCGCAGGGCTCCTTCCGCTACTCCTCGATCAACGTGACGCAGGCGTACCTGCTGCGGAGCACCGAACCCGTGGAGATCGGCGGGAAGCTTAGGGCGGCGCTGAACGGGCTGTCCTTCTCCTCGCCGGAGACGCCGCTGCGGCTGGCCGACGCGTACGGCGTCGAGGGCGCCTACACGCTCGACTTCCCGGAGCGACCGGACCCCGCCGCGCGGCCCCGGGTGGCGCGGTCCGTCATCAACGGCACCTACCGGGGGTTCATGGAGCTCATCTTCCAGAACAATGACACCCGGATGCAGAGCTACCACGTGGACGGGTACGCCGTGTTCGTCGTCGGGATGGACTACGGGGAGTGGACGGAGGCCAGCCGGGGCACGTACAACAAGGGGGACAGCGTGGCGCGCAGCACCGTGCAGGTGTACCCCGGCGCGTGGACGGCGGTGCTGGTGTCGCTGGACAACGTGGGGTTCTGGAACGTGCGGTCGCAGAAACTCGACTCGTGGTACCTCGGCCAGGAGGTGTACGTCAGGGTGGTGAACCCCGAGGACGGCGCCAACAAGACCGAGATGGCCGTCCCCCACAACGCCCTCTACTGCGGCCAGCTCCACAAGTACCAGAA GGAGCAGACTCCTCATCACAAGACGGCGGCGGCCGTGCGGCCGTTGGCCGCGCAGAGACAGATTGTCGCGTTGGTGATGCTCGTCGTCGGAGCCCTCGTGTTCGCTTCGTAG